The following are encoded together in the Lepidochelys kempii isolate rLepKem1 chromosome 7, rLepKem1.hap2, whole genome shotgun sequence genome:
- the LOC140915397 gene encoding solute carrier family 2, facilitated glucose transporter member 9-like isoform X2: MEGRPALHAHRRITGHLTFPLLATTLLASFGSSLLYGYNLAVVNSPAVHIKAFYNATWSRRYGQSLSQELLTVMYSLTVSVFALGGLVGSFPVGMLVTRYGRKGTLVRSTLLVFLAGFLMGFSRYLGSPEMVMAGRFVMGLHSGICLSVVPMYLGEIAPKTLRGFLGLVPSIFICLGVFSAQVLGLPELLGEDGYWPLFLSLVVIPALLQLMLLHWFPESPRYLLIEKNNIWGATDALRWFLGKDDVRDMLEEMQEEQHSLSSVETISAWQLLRDGSVRWQTLSVAVINMGMQLSGIDAIWFYTNTIFQHAGIPGPEIPYTTVGTGAIEVLAGLLGCFTVEKLGRRPLIVIGFSFMGVCCASITLALLLQATVPWMRYLSVACVIGIIAGFCMGPAQRRLWDSSPLARGLLMGTRRRDR; the protein is encoded by the exons ATGGAGGGGAGACCTGCCCTGCACGCCCACCGACGGATCACCGGG CACCTCACCTTTCCACTGCTCGCCACCACCCTGCTGGCTTCCTTCGGCTCCTCCCTGCTTTACGGCTACAACCTGGCAGTGGTGAACTCGCCGGCTGTG CACATAAAGGCCTTCTACAATGCCACCTGGTCCCGGCGCTACGGGCAGAGCCTGAGCCAGGAGCTGCTCACTGTCATGTACTCGCTGACCGTCTCGGTCTTCGCCCTGGGGGGGCTGGTGGGCTCGTTTCCAGTCGGGATGCTCGTCACTCGATACGGGAG GAAGGGCACCCTTGTGCGGAGCACGCTGCTCGTCTTCCTGGCCGGCTTTCTGATGGGCTTCAGCCGCTACCTGGGGTCGCCCGAGATGGTCATGGCTGGCCGCTTCGTCATGGGGCTGCATTCAG GTATCTGTCTCAGCGTGGTGCCCATGTACCTGGGAGAAATCGCCCCCAAGACCCTGCGTGGCTTCCTGGGCCTGGTGCCCAGCATCTTCATCTGCCTGGGGGTCTTCTCCGCTCAAGTCCTGGGCCTGCCGGAGCTGCTGGGGGAG GATGGATACTGGCCGCTCTTCCTGTCCCTGGTGGTCATTCCCGCCCTCCTGCAGCTCATGCTGCTGCACTGGTTCCCCGAGAGCCCCCGCTACCTTCTGATTGAGAAGAACAACATCTGGGGGGCCACGGATG CGCTGCGCTGGTTCCTGGGGAAGGACGACGTGCGGGACATGCTGGAGGAGATGCAAGAGGAGCAGCACTCGCTCTCCTCCGTGGAGACCATCTCCGCCTGGCAGCTCCTGCGGGACGGCTCCGTGCGCTGGCAGACCCTCTCTGTGGCGGTGATCAACATGGGCATGCAGCTCTCTGGGATCGATGCG ATCTGGTTCTACACCAACACCATCTTCCAGCATGCCGGCATCCCGGGACCCGAGATCCCCTACACCACCGTGGGCACGGGTGCCATCGAGGTGCTGGCCGGCCTGCTCGGC TGCTTCACCGTCGAGAAGCTGGGCCGGCGGCCGCTCATCGTCATCGGCTTCTCCTTCATGGGCGTCTGCTGCGCCAGCATCACCTTGGCCCTGTTGCTGCAG GCTACGGTGCCCTGGATGCGCTACCTCAGCGTAGCCTGCGTCATCGGGATCATCGCTGGCTTCTGTATGGGACCAG